The genomic DNA TGATAGGATAGTCTTTTAAGACACAACAAAATTTGGCGTTTGCCGTCCTTGGTCAGAAAGTGGTGAAATTAAGACAAAAACAGCCCTGGCTTTATGTGTACCCAGTTTTACTCAAAGCCAAATGCAGTTAATTTACGTTTTTCAACAGTCTCTTTGGGTACAACAATTAAGAAACACTTATATTTGCAAAGACACATTTATAAAATTTCTGATAAAGTATGTAGGCACTAACTTTGCAGATCAAAGAAATACATGTACACAACAAGGTTTTTTCTAAGTTAGTCAAGTGTGCATTGTCTCACCCCATTAATCACGTATCCAGGGTCCGCAAAGAGTATGATGGGCAGGAGTCGTGGATGGCGACTGTAGTGCAGGTGAGCTGGCATCTCCTCCTTTTTATACACGTGAAGGTGAGGGTGAGCTCCTTTCAAAGCCTGGTAAACCTTTTCAAGTTGACCTTCTTTAGGAAGCAGCATTCCAGAAGGACCATAATCCACCAAATGAAATGTAATATCTTTGAAATTGAAGCCAGGAATCTTAGAGAGGATTATTTCCTCTACCAGTCCACCTCGCAGGACAGTGGTCATGCCATGGTCTGCAGTGATTATCATGTTAAGCTGATCAGAGAGGCCAAAATGATGGATTCTTTCACGCATGTAGCCCACAGTGCGATCTACTTGCTGAACCATTTTTTGCCGTTCTGGTGAATCTGGTCCATATTTGTGCCCTGTTTTGTCAGGTTCTCCAAAGTACAAAGAGACAAAGTCCAGGTCCTGATCGTGGAACCATTCTCCAATCACCTTGTCAATGTTCCACCTCCAGTCTGTCTCATTAGAATAATCATAGAACTGAGGCTCTACTTCCTTTACTTTGACAGTCTCTCCTCTGTATGTGGCAGCTGTCCCAGGGAAATGGAGGGAACCAACTTTAAGACCCTGAGGGACGACATCAAAGAAAACAAGCAATATTGACCAGTCACTACACATTAATACTCAAAAACTGCAAAGTCTATTATTATCTAACCTGTCTCTGTGCTGTAATCCAGATGGGCAAGCTCCCATTGTCCCAGTAAGAGTCCACAAACTGAGTGGAGTAGTACTGCTTCTTCTCCTGGGTGGATGTGTTGAACCACATGTTGTGAATGACTCCATGGTTCTCAATGTAACGGCCTGGTGAAAGGGTGAAAAGTACTCAATATTTGAGTATAGAAAATTGAGAAACGTTTTGATGACAAGTCTGCTAATGATCAGCACTTATCACTTAACTTTACACAACCCAAGTAACTTTATTTTGGTAAAGTTAACTTTTCAAGCgaacaaatatgaaataattaGTAACTTTTATACATATTTACCTGTACCTATGAAACTTTTGATCATCTATTAATTTTACTGGTCGACTTAAAGCAAAAACTTGAACTCATGCCACCTACTAAAAGATCCTATACTTGTGTTACACAAACTAGCCAACAAAGAGTGTTTAAAATGatcatattaattattatcagTAACATTAAGATTTGCCTGGAGTGCCTTCTAGGACTGAGTTAAAGTGTCCTGGACCACTTTATGAGTTATTACCTTTCCTTCAGGTGGATTCTGGGATTGGTTCACATGTCTTATAAGttataaaatgaataacaaaGCAGGTAAAAttaatgcatttattattacaaatattgATAATGTACAAGCATAATGATAATGGTGAATTTAAATGGTGATTACGAAAAGGTTAAAAAGCAAGTTAGATAatcaaagaacaaacaaaatcaaaactGCAAGCAGTGATAATGGAGTCTCGCACCTGCCTTGCCCAAAGTCAAACTTCATACCAGACGGCACAACGTCTGGTTGCAGAGTGGGGCATCTGTCTCCCGTGAGGGTCTGTGTGGTGCCGGTGAAAATTATGTTTCATAAAATATACTTATGCTCTAGAACAGTGGTGTTCAAAGTGTGGGTCGTGTCTCCGCTGGGGGGTGCCAGAGTTCTTCAGGGGAGGAGCGGCATGCgagaaaaaataaaccagaagaAATTGTGGTAAACTTTCTCAgaaaaattagaagaaaaaagggGTAACGTGTCTGTGACAGCCTGTATCCAGGTATTTCTGAggctttttgtttctttttcctcaTCTTAGCTGGTTAAGGTGTTGTGTCTATAGTGAGCATATAGGGTGTGTGGGATTGTGATCATTATGGTGATCTGTTCTGTCTCAATTTTCAGTTAAATTCAAAAACGCTGTATAGGCatggcaaaaacatttaaattgccAAAGCGTCCAATTGTGTGACATTGAACAatgtatacacaaaaatacattaaagaagCATCACTTACATACTGtaacacacaaataataaatgttaaaagataGCAACATTCATGTAGTGTCATTTAAACTGTCTTTGTCCTTCTGTGTGTCTCCATTTTTGTCTCTGTGTCCTTGTCCTCTATCTGTctgaagtgtgtgcgtgtgtgtgtgtgtaacggtTACACACTGGTCTCAACCTGACACAGAGGACCAGTTTGGGGAGGAGTGAGAAATCAGTCACACAAGCATTACCTTTGAAAAATGTAGCAATACAACATAACCACGATAATTTAACAAACCAATGAGGAGATTAAAAGTTTTTTAGCCATgctttaaatggtaaattgacttgatttatatagcgcttttatgACCACACTGAAatagtctcaaagtgctttacaaaatATCAACtaattcacccattcacacaccaatgggacggagctgccatgcaaggtgttggtcaaccactgggagcaacttagggttcagtgttttgcccaaggacacttcgacaggtatagactgggatcagaACCCCAACCTCTCAAACAGAAGAAGACCCATCTACCatctatcttttatttttgaacactTTGCTGGGTAATTCTTTTGCTTTAGGGCATTTTCATTAACTCTTGTTGACAGAACTCTTTCTAAGCTGCTATCCCCTCTCGCCTGAAGCTGAGAGACATGACTTTAACACCAGGCATGCATCACTTGATGGCTTTTCCCTTCCTGCTTCTCGGAGGagtgaaaatatagaacacTGGCCAACAGCCATTAttcatttaacaaataaaatagcttttaaaaagagtttgaagaaaaaaattaaattatttctaGACTTTCTTTTAGGATATATTGTAAATACTGTTTGTCATTAGtaggtttattgtttattgtttttatattgttttgattttatgtgttttattgtgttttctttaaaataaatgttataatATAATGTTGACTTGTATGAAGTCTAGAAAGAgtagttattacattttaatagtGACTAAAGAGGAtccaaataaatatacaaatcaataaaacaaatcatCACATTGATCATACATTAATTTACAGAAAATACTTCCTtcacaataaatcaaatgtCTTCATGGTTGTGCTTCTATAGTCATAATTTTCTATGTATGAAAAACAGGACATACACTACATGTCCTAGTACCATTCTCCAATGACCACTTGAGACACATGAGCTACTTCTTcctttaataataaacattttttcttttcttttttaagtacCTTAGAAATCAAAAGCCAAGAAGCTTTCTCAGAGATGCCATATCTTCTTTCCTCAGGAGCTCTACATGTTCAAAATAGATTCTCTTCCTCCTTTTTGCAAGTGAGTTGCCCTAGATCGGTTTTATCTGTCACTGTCTATGAGGAGTCATGCTGCTTTATCCTCTTTTTAGTGATCCTTTAAAGCCCTATTGTCATgttatatatttctttatttcttttttatgtcAGAGCATAGTCtgattttatctgtttttttttctataagaACGTATTTATCAGAAATTCTCCTTTTGTTCATTTGGTGGTGGCTTGAGTTGGTTTGTACGCTGTTCTGGTTTTGTTTGTACtcagttgtgtgtctgtctgtgggtTTAGGTTTCTGAATGTGTCTATACACTTCGGACGCACTCACACCCATTTTCTTTCCCTTACTGGACTGCAGTTTGTGTTACACTTTTAAGAATTTCAATCTGATCCATCCTTTATGTAGCACATCACAACTCACATCAGTTCTAACGTCAGTGCTTCCTGACTTCCTGACTCTGTTAGTGACTGGAGTCTGCTTCTGAACGCACGTTACTAGTTAATCAAGAACATTCACATTACAAACATGTAATCGTGTAATAATTCAAACTGTaattcattcatacaatggctataaccctatactctaaacctaaggcctcagt from Gouania willdenowi chromosome 19, fGouWil2.1, whole genome shotgun sequence includes the following:
- the enpp7.2 gene encoding ectonucleotide pyrophosphatase/phosphodiesterase family member 7; translated protein: MMSLCFAVCAFLILAPCTAAPRDAAGGAFIRNKLLLISFDGFRWDYDRDVDTPNLDKMAQEGVKARYVTPAFLTITSPTHFTLLTGRYIENHGVIHNMWFNTSTQEKKQYYSTQFVDSYWDNGSLPIWITAQRQGLKVGSLHFPGTAATYRGETVKVKEVEPQFYDYSNETDWRWNIDKVIGEWFHDQDLDFVSLYFGEPDKTGHKYGPDSPERQKMVQQVDRTVGYMRERIHHFGLSDQLNMIITADHGMTTVLRGGLVEEIILSKIPGFNFKDITFHLVDYGPSGMLLPKEGQLEKVYQALKGAHPHLHVYKKEEMPAHLHYSRHPRLLPIILFADPGYVINGFLPLQFHKGEHGFDNQVMDMKPFFRAVGPDFRKDLEVEPFETVHVYALMCHILGIKPEVHDGHLNSTKNMLISKESTGETNNPQKMSLYQVVIGLTTLTAFLALVFAVTATYHVSKRKASRSYKSKHAAVEDHRDTRF